The Nematostella vectensis chromosome 11, jaNemVect1.1, whole genome shotgun sequence nucleotide sequence CTCGTCTGGGTTTGGCTGCTCTTCCGGTAATGACGACACAGGCCGCtctgagggaggggagggtggattACCTATAATGTCGCGCTCTAGTATTGCAAGGCCGACATCCAAGGTAGAAACTGTCGTTGCAGCTTCCGGTTCCGGTAAAGAAAGCACCGGAAATGACGTTAACGAGAAAACAGCACAGACAGCCCCCACTAACCCAGTTGAAGTTGCTGCAACAAAATCATCCTCTAACTATGCCTCTGGTAGTTCCGGATCCGGAAGTGACGCCACGGAAAACACAGGAAACAATGATGTTAAAACCTCTGCTCCTTTAGAAAACGTCGTGAAAATCAAGGTTCATTCGCCAACTCCAGGGTTTGGAATCACGAAGCTAAAACACAGCACAGCCAAGTTAAGTTACAAGACCTGGAATAAATCTGGTAAAAAGGTCGAGACGGAAGGGGCGGGGATAGATGGGGACGACGAGTTCGAGGATGAGGCTACGACGTATAGTATACATAGTGAACAAGCACCTTCCGGTTCCGGTGAGGTAGACAAAGATCGATCGGAAAAACAGCCTGTGGTATCAACTGTCTCAACAAACGCGGCAGCTTCGGAAACTGTAGAGGATACTAAAGAAACAAAATCAAAGCCTCTTGCTAAGATAGATCACAAAATTGAGGACAAGTTGTCTCAGAAGAAAACAGCAAAGATTGTGTCTACTTCCGGTGCTGATGACAAGCAGGCATCGTCTTCTTCCGGTTCCGGCGAGATCAGTGAAGGGAATGTGTATTCATTAAAGGGAGAGCATGAGATTGAAGATGCCGTATACGAGGAAGGAATACTGCTAAAGCCAACAATGAAGGTAAAGGCGTCTCCACAAGAGGAGAAAAACGAGACCGGGGTGAAAAAAGTACACAAGAAAACCGGTAAGGCAGCTAAGGCGTCCAAGAAGCAAGCAAAAATGGACAAACCATCTAAAAAGACTAAACAGGGATCGGTTAAAACTAAGCCAGCAATAAAGGTACGACCACAGAAGGCAAAAGACGAACAAGGAGTGAAGTACGAAAGCAAGAAAACCTATAAAGTAGTCGTTTCTAAGAAACCAGTTAAACAGGACAAGCCTATTGCAAACAATGTGAAAAATAAAGGTGAACCAGAGATTAAAGTGGTCCCAGAAAAAGCGAAGGATGAGCCCGGAGTCAAATACGAGAATAAGAAGGGGAGAACGGCTGGCAGGCTAGAGCATGCGAAGGTACATACTTCAGAGAACAAACAGAAGGACTTATCGTCTCCCCTAGCACGTGATCGGATAAGCGAGATGGAAGAGATGATCATGGGTGCTGCCGTCAAGGCCAGCAGGCTGAGGGAGGAGGGCGGGGCAGCTCGGGAGGAGGTTCCAGAATCTGAGGAAGAAGACCACGTGGAGCCTGCTCCGAGTGATTTAGGTAGGTAGCGGAGAGGGTGGATGAGCGGTtggggctgggggggggggggggggtgggaataaaaaataaagctgtGAAAAGTTTGTGGTAGAGAGGTACTAGAAGCCGAATAGGAAGACCACGAAGAACCTCTTCCgagtaaaataataaaagaggaAAGGTGGGGCTCGGGACGGCGCTTAGTGAAAGGGATGAGAAAGAGGAGATCCACGAGGAGCTGTTTTAAGAGACATAGGTAAGAAGGGGCAAAGATGGGCGGGTGGGGCAAAGACGGGAAGTGGTCGGCGACCACTTCCCGTGATGAGGATGTACTGGAACCAAGTAGGAAGGCCTTGACCTCCCTATTCCAAGTGACACATGTAAAATGGGTAGGGATGGTGTAGAGATGTGTTTGATGTAGGGAAGAGGGTAGGATGGGGTGTAGGAAAGGGGAAAGGATGCTAAGATAGGGTACCGCTGGTCGATAGGCGGACCATTATGAGCCCGTGCTGAGAGATGTGTTTTAAAAAGGGGTGGAAAAGGTAATTGAGGGTGTAGCGGAAGGTTGCGCCTGCTCGGGAGGAATTGCCGGAAgccgaaaaaagaaaaaaaaacgaggtgACGGGTAGGAGGTTGAAGGGTGTCGAGAGAACAGATGCTAGCTTATTTGGCTTTAAGGATGATGGATAAAAAAAGATGGGAAAAGATCGTGGAGAGAAGAGCAGGCCTGTAAACTGGATCCCCAAATATATATCGTATTAAATATTTTCCCTTATCTGTGGAAATGAATGCTTTGTATGACTCGGGCTTTTTGTGGAAGCGTCAAATGACGGCGTGACATGCCTTCGTTAATGCAAGCTTatagccgcattgtcaccagtttacttccggtctaTTACTTAACAAtttccgatgatttttaacggaaaacgcgaaaaatatttcaaaatattgaaagcagtgtgtatattggaagtttctttgaggatgtgactgataatttagagcggagggcctgtttaatatctcggattctaatagattcttttgtcttttgacggttgaggttttcgtcagacctccggaagtaaactggtgacaatccGGCTTTAACTGgctttttttaatgtaaagTGGTTTACTGTGTGCTATGATCTTAGGTAAAGGTGTTAAAGTGTCCCTGATATTAAATCA carries:
- the LOC116613064 gene encoding uncharacterized protein LOC116613064, which codes for MQRATAVLLYLACTAAVTSTVEGSCRDQYRTCPGWGASGYCDKPFYKSFMKLMCAYTCDTCDVIEEPKPRKDESLTTSALGEDDKTTNQEGAPVLSSQSEQSTSGEKQNSQSQVQGESTNDNEENERNDNGSQSGEEATEQEKAKSDDAGGSANEDIMTGAASSQPVAGRKEKPQLNVEALTDHTQSPAVPQDGDDTSASGSSQSAGARDIVLHEDYDDEVNPRSEISSPSQKTQAQTGAISPEEVSSLEDDDSTDGDAKPNSVTSGSGHAAHDEMKDIAGDVTSGSKIFETNIGEDITSGCSSGFGCSSGNDDTGRSEGGEGGLPIMSRSSIARPTSKVETVVAASGSGKESTGNDVNEKTAQTAPTNPVEVAATKSSSNYASGSSGSGSDATENTGNNDVKTSAPLENVVKIKVHSPTPGFGITKLKHSTAKLSYKTWNKSGKKVETEGAGIDGDDEFEDEATTYSIHSEQAPSGSGEVDKDRSEKQPVVSTVSTNAAASETVEDTKETKSKPLAKIDHKIEDKLSQKKTAKIVSTSGADDKQASSSSGSGEISEGNVYSLKGEHEIEDAVYEEGILLKPTMKVKASPQEEKNETGVKKVHKKTGKAAKASKKQAKMDKPSKKTKQGSVKTKPAIKVRPQKAKDEQGVKYESKKTYKVVVSKKPVKQDKPIANNVKNKGEPEIKVVPEKAKDEPGVKYENKKGRTAGRLEHAKVHTSENKQKDLSSPLARDRISEMEEMIMGAAVKASRLREEGGAAREEVPESEEEDHVEPAPSDLGKGVKVSLILNQDYHHEYSEEDSMAYEILAQNLKKEVEQVVGSDSVVSEIRFSKEKSKSKVPRVLAKFKLLGNGETLHKAVKGGFIENIAVDQKFFKIA